In one Conger conger chromosome 5, fConCon1.1, whole genome shotgun sequence genomic region, the following are encoded:
- the zbtb2b gene encoding zinc finger and BTB domain-containing protein 2b: MLRLEEHSSCEPNGQVPGNKQHNKLHEIARSTKGGRMELSNHGLILLQQLNAQREFGFLCDCTVAIGDVFFKAHKAVLAAFSNYFRMLFIHQDSDCVRLKPADIQPDIFSYLLNLMYTGKLAPQLIDPLRLEQGVKFLHAYPLLQEASLATQASFSHPEQSLPLSTSLYGIQISDQQGATNNTTTTTTTTTMAAMSRLSGRRQLSSPFDAQNLSDVKFGLGSYTAATSSTGSASEPRMAQSLCEAEPSTSGFPLAGEEPGPGPGLDAPGGEDPPAATTILHVKPSIMKRNSSFRKHYSCHLCGSRFAQRSALREHLLLHAQALVETPMETGPEQTAALDMVRVADEAPRIVGVMDGASDGEQHAATDSPRPDGAQSQAETPPPSDIADIDNLESADLEREVKRRKYECSTCGRKFIQKSHWREHMYIHTGKPFKCSACGKSFCRANQAARHVCLNQSAESYTMVDKQSMELCSNEDSSQMEALFLASGRPYKCNVCEMTFSSPNEVIKHLCFAQNALSFPGLDGQAALAGDGAPKDEGSDSSNAGPLVTSIKTEEILVE, translated from the exons ATGCTGCGTTTAGAGGAACATAGCAGCTGCGAGCCCAACGGACAAGTCCCCGGTaacaaacaacacaacaaactcCACGAAATCGCGAGGAGCACGAAAG gtGGAAGAATGGAGCTGTCCAACCATGGTCTTATCCTCCTGCAGCAGCTCAACGCTCAGAGGGAGTTCGGTTTCCTGTGTGACTGCACAGTGGCCATCGGGGACGTCTTTTTTAAAGCGCACAAGGCTGTCCTCGCGGCCTTCTCCAACTACTTCAGAATGCTGTTCATACACCAAGACAG CGACTGCGTGCGGCTGAAACCGGCGGACATCCAGCCGGACATCTTCAGCTACCTCCTGAACCTGATGTACACGGGCAAGCTGGCGCCTCAGCTCATCGACCCGCTGCGCCTGGAGCAGGGCGTGAAGTTCCTGCACGCCTACCCCCTCCTGCAGGAGGCCAGCCTTGCCACGCAGGCCTCCTTCTCCCACCCGGAGCAGAGCCTGCCGCTGTCCACCTCCCTCTACGGCATCCAGATCTCCGACCAGCAGGGCGCCACgaacaacaccaccaccaccaccaccaccaccaccatggcGGCCATGAGCAGGCTGTCTGGCCGCCGGCAGCTCTCCTCGCCCTTCGACGCCCAGAACCTGTCGGACGTCAAGTTCGGGCTGGGCTCCTACACCGCCGCGACGTCCTCGACGGGGTCGGCGTCCGAGCCCAGGATGGCGCAGTCGCTCTGCGAGGCCGAGCCCTCGACCAGCGGGTTCCCGCTCGCCGGGGAGGAgccgggccccggccccgggCTGGACGCCCCGGGCGGGGAGGACCCCCCGGCCGCCACCACCATCCTCCACGTCAAGCCCAGCATCATGAAGCGGAACTCGTCCTTCCGCAAGCACTACTCCTGCCACCTCTGCGGCAGCCGCTTCGCCCAGCGCAGCGCCCTGCGGGAGCACCTGCTCCTCCACGCCCAGGCGCTGGTGGAGACGCCCATGGAGACGGGGCCGGAGCAGACGGCGGCCCTCGACATGGTGCGCGTGGCGGACGAGGCGCCGCGGATCGTGGGCGTGATGGACGGCGCCAGCGACGGCGAGCAGCACGCCGCCACCGACTCCCCGCGGCCGGACGGCGCCCAGTCGCAGGCCGAGACGCCGCCGCCGTCCGACATCGCCGACATCGACAACCTGGAGAGCGCCGACCTGGAGCGCGAGGTCAAGCGCCGCAAGTACGAGTGCTCGACCTGCGGCCGCAAGTTCATCCAGAAGAGCCACTGGCGCGAGCACATGTACATCCACACCGGCAAGCCCTTCAAGTGCAGCGCCTGCGGCAAGAGCTTCTGCCGCGCCAACCAGGCGGCGCGGCACGTCTGCCTCAACCAGAGCGCCGAGTCCTACACCATGGTGGACAAGCAGAGCATGGAGCTGTGCTCCAACGAGGACAGCTCGCAGATGGAGGCGCTCTTCCTGGCCTCCGGGCGGCCCTACAAGTGCAACGTCTGCGAGATGACCTTCTCCAGCCCCAACGAGGTCATCAAGCACCTGTGCTTCGCGCAGAACGCGCTGTCCTTCCCCGGACTGGACGGCCAGGCCGCGCTGGCCGGCGACGGGGCGCCCAAAGACGAGGGGTCGGACTCCTCCAACGCCGGGCCCTTGGTAACGTCCATTAAAACTGAGGAGATCTTAGTCGAATAG